The following nucleotide sequence is from candidate division WOR-3 bacterium.
AACAAAAAAGAAAAAGTGATGGAAAATTACTTTGATGTAATTGTTATAGGTGGAGGACATGCTGGATGTGAAGCAGCTCTTGCATCTGCGAGAATGGGAGCAAAGACACTTTTAATCACAATAAAGAAAGATAAAATTGCACAGATGTCCTGTAATCCTTCAATAGGGGGTGTTGGGAAAGCTCAGCTGGTTAAGGAGCTTGATGCTCTTGGTGGTGAAATGGGTATGAATATAGATGAAACAGGCACTCAGTTTAGGACTCTAAATATTAAAAAGGGACCAGCAATGCACTCATTAAGGGCAATAGCAGATAGACAAGAATACAAGAAAAGAATGCAAAATTGTGTGCTCAGTCAAAAAAATCTTTATGTTCTTGAAGATGAAGTCAGGAGTTTTATAATTGAAGAAAAAAATAAAGAAAAATTTTATAAGGGAGTAATTACAGTAAAAAATGGAGAGTTTTTTTCAGGTTCCTGTGTTTTAACAACAGGCACATTTTTAAGGGGTCTCATTCATATAGGAAAGAAAAAAATAAAAGCAGGAAGAATGGGGGAGGATCCTTCTTATGAGTTATCTGAATTTCTCAAAAATCTTGGATTTGAAATGGGTAGATTAAAGACAGGTACCTCACCAAGGATAGATATAGAAAGTGTTGATTTTTCCCTTGCTC
It contains:
- a CDS encoding FAD-dependent oxidoreductase produces the protein MENYFDVIVIGGGHAGCEAALASARMGAKTLLITIKKDKIAQMSCNPSIGGVGKAQLVKELDALGGEMGMNIDETGTQFRTLNIKKGPAMHSLRAIADRQEYKKRMQNCVLSQKNLYVLEDEVRSFIIEEKNKEKFYKGVITVKNGEFFSGSCVLTTGTFLRGLIHIGKKKIKAGRMGEDPSYELSEFLKNLGFEMGRLKTGTSPRIDIESVDFSLAQEQRGDEPPKGFSFRNFYLKVEQIPAWITYTNEETHKIVRENLNECPLFIGDITGIGPRYCPSLELKVVNFPDKERHQLFLEIDGRNSNIVYISGLSTSFSEEIQYKILKTIPPLRNAKILVPGYAI